Within Halalkalibaculum roseum, the genomic segment TAGGAAAGAAAGACAATATGGTTTCCATCCGGCGATGGATGCGGGAACCAGTCACCATACTCCTCATTGGAAGTAATCTGTTCTACGCCGGTTCCATCCGGTCGCATACGGAATATCTTCATCACACCCGTACGAACCGAGTTGAAATAGATCCACTTTCCGTCCGGTGTGTATTCGGCGCCATCGTCCAGGCCTTCCGCAGTTGTTAGCCGAGTCTCTTCTCCACCATTCACGGATATGGCATAGATATCAAATTCGCCGTTGCGCTGGGCCGGGTAGACAAGAGTTTCACCGTCGGGTGACCAGCCGTGCCAATAGGATGGAGCTTTTTCAGTTACCAGGCGCGGCGTACCTCCTGTGGCGGGCATAACGTAAATTTTAGATCCTTCTCCCTCCGGTGAATGGCTGATAGCCAGCATGCTGCCATCCGGTGAGAAGCCGTGGTCGTTATTGCAATTATCGGCAAAGCCCGTATCCAGCTGCTTGGGCTCGCCACCTTCTACTGGAATGGTATAAAGCCTACCGTTGCTGTTAAATAAAAAATAGCTGCCGTCATGTGACCAGTTGGGCGCCTCAATATGGTCTTTGACCTGATATACAACTTCGCGCTCACCGGTTTCGATATTATAGGTTTCCAGGCTGCTTTGGAGAACTTTGCCCTCCGGCTGTTCTGCGTTGTCCTGGGCATATGCATTCAGGGCCCAAAGCATGCTGAAGCAAAATGCAAGTAGACAAGCGCCGGTTTTCAGGATGGTTGATTCTGTTTTGGTGTTATTCCACATTGTTACGCCTTTCTTTTTTGGGTTCATTTACTCCTTTCATAAATAACCAACAGCCGGGTAAAATGCACTACTCAAATTTGTAAACTAAAATCGAAATTTTAGATCTGTGGAATGGTGCCCTCTGTGTTTGTACCACAGAGTTGCACTGAGAAGCACGGAGGGTCACAGAGAGGATTGTGGTTGATAAATATACCCGCCTTGTAAAGGGCTAAAGCCCTGTTGCAATTCATTATATACACTATCCTCCCTGCCCTGAAGGACAGGGCAACTGAACATATTTCTCATTTTGGTATAGACCCCAGTTAACGCACTTAGGATTTTGAAAGATTATTTTCGAATTTAAATCGATCAATAAATTCATAATATTCATCCAGGTATGTTTTGCGACGATGGTGTTTCTCCTGATTTTCAATATATCGGTATACTCTTTCTTCATGCGAACGGCTAACTGATACCGCAAAATAGTCATCCTGC encodes:
- a CDS encoding PD40 domain-containing protein; the encoded protein is MLWALNAYAQDNAEQPEGKVLQSSLETYNIETGEREVVYQVKDHIEAPNWSHDGSYFLFNSNGRLYTIPVEGGEPKQLDTGFADNCNNDHGFSPDGSMLAISHSPEGEGSKIYVMPATGGTPRLVTEKAPSYWHGWSPDGETLVYPAQRNGEFDIYAISVNGGEETRLTTAEGLDDGAEYTPDGKWIYFNSVRTGVMKIFRMRPDGTGVEQITSNEEYGDWFPHPSPDGNHIVFLSYDASVEGHPPNKDVVLRLMPIEGGEPEVVVELFGGQGTINVPSWSLDSKKFAFVSYSWVDTD